GCCAGATGCTCCTGGACATGCTCGACTTCTTCGAGCAGTTCCTGAGGGATGAATGACGACAGAGACGAACGACGACGCGCCGCGTCGGAGCGGACGGTAGCCGGGAGTGAGGACCCGAGCCTGCGCCACGCAGCTCCTTGCCGCGACGATCCTCGTCCTGGGATGCGAGCGCGTCGAGCGCGTGCCGTCCTCCGACGTCGGGGCAAATGCCATCGCTCGCCGCGTCGCGACGGAGGCGGGTCCGGTTGAAGTGGCGGTCGAAACAAGCCAGGGCGAGTTCGTCATCGCCGTGCACCGCGACTGGGCGCCGCTGGGCGCCGAGCGGTTCCTCACCCTCGTCGAATCCGGCTACTACGACGACGCCCGCTTCCACCGCGTCGTCCCCGACTTCATCGTCCAGTGGGGACTGGCGGGCGACCCGGCCATCACCGCCGAGTGGATGAACGCCTACATCCCCGACGACCCGGTTGTCGCCTCCAACACGCGCGGCCGCATCACCTTCGCCTTCACCGACCCCGGAACCCGCGCCACCCAGGTGTATATCAACCTCGTGGACAACGTGCGCCTCGACTCGACGGGATTCGCGCCGTTCGGCGAGATCATCAGCGGGATGGAGGTCGTGGATGCGCTCTACTCGGGCTACGGAGAGAACTCCGGCGGCGGCCTCCGCCGAGGCGACCAGACCCGAATCGTCGCCCACGGCAACCTCCACCTCGACCGCGAATACCCCCTCCTCGACCACCTCATTCGGGCCGTCCGCCGCTGACCCGGCCCCCCCGGCGCGGCGCCAGGGTCACCCCGAAGCGCTAAAGAGCTGCCGTCTGTAGTTGGAACAGTTCGGCCGTGCCCGCGGTGCCCAAGTGGAGGAGGTCGTTGAGTTCGGCGCGGGTGAAGGGGGCGCCTTCCGCGGTTCCCTGGACCTCGACGAGGCGGCCGTCCTCGAGGTAGACGAAGTTGAAGTCGACGTCGGCGGCGGCGTCCTCCACGTACTCCAGGTCGAGTCTCGCCTCGCCGTCCACCATACCGGCGCTGATCGCGGCGACCCATTGGCGGAGCGGGCTGGCTTCGAGCGCCCCGTCGGAGACCAGCCGTTGGAAGGCCATCTCGAGGGCCACGCACGCGCCCGTGATCGAGGCGGTGCGGGTGCCGCCGTCGGCGACGAGGACGTCGCAGTCCACGGTCACGGTCCGCTCGCCGAGCGCCGCGAGGTCGACAGCCGCCCGCAGCGAGCGGCCGATGAGGCGCTGGATCTCCTGCGTGCGGCCTCTCGCGCCGCGCCGCTCGCGGCGGGTTCGTTCCGACGTGGCGCGGGGCAGCATGGCGTACTCGCCCGTGACCCAGCCGCCCCGGCCCTCGCGCCACGGCGGGACCTTCTCGTCGACGGAGGCCGTGCAAAGCACGCGCGTCATCCCCATCGTGATGGTGCACGATCCCTCGGCGAAGGGGGCGGTTCCCGTCTCCAGGGTCGTGGGTCGGAGGGCGTCCAGCGCCCGCCCGTGTGGACGTGCCGGCATGGGGCAGCCTCGGTCGAAGGGTCGAAAAGGGGAGAACCGATGAACGGCGAACGCGTTGAGAGTATGCCGGCCGCGATCCCGCTGCGATGGCGGATCCCCGCGCTCCGCTCGGCGGCGCGTCGCCGGGTGCCCGCCCGCCCCGTGATCACGTGTCTCGCACTCGCGGGCGCGACCTTGGCCTGCGCGCCCGACGATGCGCCGGAAGCGGAAGCGGAGATCCCGCCGACGAGCGTGCTGTTCACCGGGGCGACCATTCTCGACGGGACCGGCGAACCGTCGTTCATGGCCGATGTGGCGGTGGAGGGCGACCGGATCGCCTTCGTCGGCGATGCCTCGGCCGCGGAGATCGCGTTGCGGGACACGATCCCGCTCGACGGCCTGCTGCTCACGCCCGGCTTCATCGACATGCACAGCCACATCACGGTCATCACCATCGGCGAAGCGTACGGGCTCCCCGCTACCGAATTCCTCACCCAGGGGATCACGACCGGCGTCATCGGGGTCGACGGCTCGAGCAGCACGGACCTCGCCGGGCTCTTCGCGGACCTGGAAGCGTCCGGCGTCGGAAAGAACATCATCTCCTACATCGGACACGGATCCGTCCGCGGGGCCGTCATCGGCATGGACGACCGCGACCCCAGCGCGGGAGAACTCGACGAGATGAAGGCGCTCGTCCGCCAGGGCATGGAGGACGGCGCCTTCGGACTCTCCTCCGGACTCTTCTATACGCCCGGCTACTACGCGGAGGCCGACGAGGTGATCGAACTCGGACGGGTCGCGGCCGAGTACCCGATCGGCGGTGGGCACGCCCCGATCTACGACACGCACGACCGGGATCTCGGCGCGGCGTACCAGGGGATCGGCTACCACGATTCGATTCGCGAGGCGATCCACATCGGCGCCGAGTCCGGCCTCCGCACCATCTTCAGCCACTTCAACGCGCAGGGGGCGGCGTTGTACGGCCGGGCCTCGGAAGGCGCGGCGATCATCGATTCGGCGCGCGCGGAGGGACTCGAGGTGGCGGGCGCGCAGCACGTATACACGTCCACGATGTCGAGCCTGCGCGCCTATACGATCCCGCGCTGGGCGCAGGCGGGCGGTCCGGAGCAGATGGTGCGCCGCTTCCAGCATCCCGACACGGCACGGGTCCTCGACGTACAGACGATGGAGATGCTCGAGATCCGCGGCGGACCGGAACAGATCGTGTTCGCCGATGCGAGGCCCGAGTTCAACGGCAAGACGCTGGCCGATGTGGCGGCCGAACGAGGGCTGCCCGTCCCCGAGGCCGTGCGCGAGATCATGTCCGGGTCGAACCCGTGGGTGATGAACCGCGACCTCTACGACGTCGAGAACACGCGCTACCTCGCGACGATGCCGTGGATGATGACGTGCACGGACGGCGCGACGCCCGCGCCGGGGGCCGAGATCGTGCATCCACGCGTGTACGGGGGTTTCCCGAAGAAAATCAGGGATTTCGTGGACCGGGACGGCGCGATCGGGCTCCCGTTTGCGATCCGGAGCATGTCGGGCCTCGCCGCGGACTTCCTGCGGCTGGACGATCGCGGCTACATCCGCGAAGGTCTGGTCGCGGACATCGCGGTGATCGACCTCGACCGCTTCACGGACCGGGCGACGTACGACGACCCGCACCAGTTGTCCGAGGGCGTCGTGCACGTGCTCGTGAACGGCCGCTTCGCGATCCGCGACGACGAGGTGACCGGCGAACTCGCCGGCCGCCCCCTGCGGCGCCCCTGACTCGGCCAGACACCGGCGGCTGGCACCAGCTGACCGACCGCCACCAACCGACAGATCGGAAACCGACCCATGATTTCAGTGCGCTTCGCCACGCCCGCCGCGGCCCTCCTCATGTTCGTCCTGCTTCCGGCGGCGGTCGCCGCGCAGGCCGGGCTCGTGATCGAGGACGGGCAGGCGCAGATCGTCCCGGCCTTCGCGGATTCGTCCGCCTGGATCCGCCATGAACTGTGGGTCGAGACCGGGTTCGACTCCGACGGCGACGGCCGGCCGGACCGGGTGCACCTGGATGTGACGCGTCCGGGGCAG
The sequence above is drawn from the Candidatus Palauibacter scopulicola genome and encodes:
- a CDS encoding peptidylprolyl isomerase, producing MRTRACATQLLAATILVLGCERVERVPSSDVGANAIARRVATEAGPVEVAVETSQGEFVIAVHRDWAPLGAERFLTLVESGYYDDARFHRVVPDFIVQWGLAGDPAITAEWMNAYIPDDPVVASNTRGRITFAFTDPGTRATQVYINLVDNVRLDSTGFAPFGEIISGMEVVDALYSGYGENSGGGLRRGDQTRIVAHGNLHLDREYPLLDHLIRAVRR
- the rph gene encoding ribonuclease PH, with translation MPARPHGRALDALRPTTLETGTAPFAEGSCTITMGMTRVLCTASVDEKVPPWREGRGGWVTGEYAMLPRATSERTRRERRGARGRTQEIQRLIGRSLRAAVDLAALGERTVTVDCDVLVADGGTRTASITGACVALEMAFQRLVSDGALEASPLRQWVAAISAGMVDGEARLDLEYVEDAAADVDFNFVYLEDGRLVEVQGTAEGAPFTRAELNDLLHLGTAGTAELFQLQTAAL
- a CDS encoding amidohydrolase family protein, encoding MNGERVESMPAAIPLRWRIPALRSAARRRVPARPVITCLALAGATLACAPDDAPEAEAEIPPTSVLFTGATILDGTGEPSFMADVAVEGDRIAFVGDASAAEIALRDTIPLDGLLLTPGFIDMHSHITVITIGEAYGLPATEFLTQGITTGVIGVDGSSSTDLAGLFADLEASGVGKNIISYIGHGSVRGAVIGMDDRDPSAGELDEMKALVRQGMEDGAFGLSSGLFYTPGYYAEADEVIELGRVAAEYPIGGGHAPIYDTHDRDLGAAYQGIGYHDSIREAIHIGAESGLRTIFSHFNAQGAALYGRASEGAAIIDSARAEGLEVAGAQHVYTSTMSSLRAYTIPRWAQAGGPEQMVRRFQHPDTARVLDVQTMEMLEIRGGPEQIVFADARPEFNGKTLADVAAERGLPVPEAVREIMSGSNPWVMNRDLYDVENTRYLATMPWMMTCTDGATPAPGAEIVHPRVYGGFPKKIRDFVDRDGAIGLPFAIRSMSGLAADFLRLDDRGYIREGLVADIAVIDLDRFTDRATYDDPHQLSEGVVHVLVNGRFAIRDDEVTGELAGRPLRRP